Sequence from the Amycolatopsis sp. NBC_00345 genome:
TGGGGCGTCACCGGGTGAAGTCCCAGCGGGTCGCGCCGTGCGGCTCAGCGGTGGCGACGCCGAACGCGGTGTGCGGCGTGAAGCGGTAGAGGTGCCAGGGCGCCGGGCCCGCACTGGGCGCGGTGAACGGGGCCGTAAACGCGTCGCCCACCACCGTCACGGGCCAGCCGCTGTCACGGTAGGCGGCAGCGACCTGCTCCAAGGTGGCGGCGTCGGTGGTCCGGCGGGCCTCGCCCTCCAGCACCACGTCGATGCCGGACAGCCGGACCGACACGGAACACACCGGGTTCGCCGCCAGATGACGCGACTTCCGGACGTCCGGCCCGCTGGTGAAGTACAGCGCGCCGTCCACCAAGGCGGCCCCGACGCCCGCGGAGTGCGGCCGCCCGCCGGGCCCCACCGTGGACAGGAAGAACGTCACGTTGGCTGTGGGCCAGTCCTGGACGATGGCGTCGAGCGCACGGCTCCACGGCAGCTCCGCGGACCCGTCCTGGTCGAGGTTTTTCGTGGCGTACGGCTCGATCGTGGTTTCAGTCATACCGGTGCGTCGAACGGCGTGGCCCCGGATCGACACCCGGCGCCGAAAACCTCAGCCCGAGCCGGGTAACGCCAGATCGCGGGACTTGCGGAAGTCCGCCAGGGTCAGCCAGGCCAGGTGCGGGTCGAGGGCGAGGTGGCGCCGGGCGATGGCCAGCTGGTGGAGGTCGCCGGTGAGGCGCTCCTCGGTGAGCGCGTCGGTGAAGACCTCCAGCAGCGTCGCGCAGAAGAGCACGAACGCGCTGCTGTGCCGGCGAAGGCGGTTGACCTCGTCGGCGAGGTCGTTGGTGGCGTCCTCGTTCAGCTCGGCCGCTAGGG
This genomic interval carries:
- a CDS encoding pyridoxamine 5'-phosphate oxidase family protein, which produces MTETTIEPYATKNLDQDGSAELPWSRALDAIVQDWPTANVTFFLSTVGPGGRPHSAGVGAALVDGALYFTSGPDVRKSRHLAANPVCSVSVRLSGIDVVLEGEARRTTDAATLEQVAAAYRDSGWPVTVVGDAFTAPFTAPSAGPAPWHLYRFTPHTAFGVATAEPHGATRWDFTR